ATTTGCTCCATAACCTATGGAGATAGAATCGAGATATGCATCAGGGAGAGTGtcgaagaaataaaataaaataaagaagtttAATGAATGGTGAGTAATAGTTCTTGTTGTCAATTGGGCTATTTATTGAACAAAAGCATATCCACTAAATAGATAAGATTCCTACTTGATCTACGTTGAAACAACTCAATCACACACTCTAATAATGTAAGGTCCATAATTCATTAAAAGAACTCTATGCACTTCATAGGAAATCAATGGATTCTATACTATgagaatacaaaaaaaattatgtgtatatattttttatacataatttaggtatacagattatgtgtcattatataattagatgattttgaattaaagataaagtaacatctaataacatgataacacattatctatgtatttaaattatatataaaaaatgtgtacacataacattactcatatgGATAAACGTTTCAATGAGTCAAATTTAGCCATAAATGTTTAGATGATACccatcttattatatatatagtcttttgcatggatttaattatacaataaaattatgcatgttttatttgagtacataaataaatacacatatgatatgttatcatatgattgaataattttgaattaaagataaaataatatttaatcatacaatgatatatataaatatatatctatttatataattaaaattagcgtacattcttttaattatataatactttgTTACATTTCTTCGTCTTCACATGGTAATGTAGCCAAGTTGGCATCGTGGACCTGCCGACCAATAAAAATGTAGCTTTCAGGGTGTCAATTAACATGAAAGAGGCTAAAGCCAGGTGGGTCTAACCGTACCCTATCATAGTCCTTCAAGAAAGgtctatttatttgatttatgtcATTTTCACACAAAAAGTAACtcaattattattgtcattatttACCTAAAATATGAGGCTACCATGTTACAAAATTTCCAAGCCTTTAATCATGGAATATACCATTATTCAACACTTCCACAAGTTGCAAAATGTAATGCATGAATAATGAGTTGACCTTAACTTGATTGAATTGGTGAATTATAGATTAAGAGGTTTTGgtttatgattatttatgaaaatataaagcTAATTTGAGTTTGTGGAAGTGAAATCTCTCTGtcatcatcattttaattaataaaatggtaCCATAACTTTCTTGTATTTGAGACCCATCAATTTtgctatttatattttgttattgagTTGAAATCCAAATCAAACCCAGAATTTTATAATGTTGTAGTCATGGATGCTAGCTAGTGAGGATGTGAATTGTATGGAGACATTAGAGGAATATAGTGAATTGTGTGGTTTTCATTTTAGTATCCAAAAAAATAGATTGACAAATCTATAAATGCCCTTCAAATTTCTCATTCAACCTTTACCACTCATTTCtttattaagtaatattatgtttacatatttttaatatacaatttgatatataaattcttatgtaattgagtattattgtATATGATTTGTACAAGTAGATGTACTCAAAAGTATATCCtcttagttttattgtaatttcttTAGTGTTAATTTgtctcaaaaagaaaattaactagTTATCATCATTTGAGATTTGGTGATGAAGATTTTAGTGAACAGAGTTGTGAATTGACTCCACAACCTTCTGCTTCACCATAACCATCACCTTCACCATCTCTCTCCCTTTGTGTTTGTTGAGTTTGTGTTTGTGTCTTGGTGAGTGCATGAATTGGTGGTGTGGCTAATTGTGCTTCAATTTCAATCTCACCCACCCAGGTCTGTGCCTCTCATTTTATTGTATTGTTCAAAGCATTTCTGTTCCTTAAAccaaaattcaaagatttttggAGATATGGGTCTTTGTATCCACCCTTATTATTCATCCTTTTTATTTCCTTGGAATTTCAAAGGTGTCAGATTGACCTTATCAGATTCCATTCTGCCCCACTTCTTCATGCTcttttcatttgattcattCAATTTTACTCATTTTCTCATCTCCACTTTCTGTGAATGAccattttttctcctttttaattattactaaAACAAGAACAAGGAGCTCTTTGAGTAATTTTGCGTCCTTTCATGTTGTAGATTTGGTTTTTGCCATCAAAACTTGCTGGTTGATTATTCATTAAGGTTTGTACATGTATGTACATACGCTAATTTGTATTATTTCCATAtgcaattcattttttattctgaTTTAGACTTCTGCAAGCAGGAGGTCCACTGCTGGGTTTGGTAGGCTTTCTTTGAACCTATAAAAACCTGTAACTTTAAAGGTGTTTATGTGAAGATCCCactttggttttttttctttaagagtGGATTGAAATTGATTATTAACAGGAGGAGGAGAAAACATGAAAGTCCTTTAGTTTCCtgagttttctctttttaaccATTGTCTTTTCCACTGTCGGTTTCAGTAATCTTTCGGCCTCATCATTTCTgccaaacttgaatttgaccggctgaaaaaaaaatataccacTTTTGTAATGATACATCGTCGTTACTTGTTTGTCTTTCATTCTTTGTTTAGATTCCTTTCCTCTGAAGCCGCTTCCACTATGGGCAACTGAGATGAGATTAATCTCTCTCTGGTTTTGGAATGACTTTGTCAATCTTTTCCATTTTAGCGTCCGTAAAGAGTACAATCATATACTCAACAGTTCCTTCTCTGAACAACATGGCACTCACCTCTAAACTTGATCATTTTGAGGATGAAAGTTGTGGGGGCATGTCTGTGTTAGACTTGCCTGAGTTGGTCTTGGAATGTATTCTTGAAAAGTTACCTCCTTCGGGGCTTTGTAGCATGGCTGGTGTTTGTAGTTCGTTGAGAGAGAGGTGCATGAGTGATCATCTTTGGGAGAAACATATGAAGCAGAAATGGGGTAGAATTATTGGCCCTGCTGCTTATAGACAGTGGCAGTGCCATATGGCTGTGAGAAAAGATTCTCCCAATCTCAAACAGAGTAAACAAAAGCTTTGGATGAAGCTTTTTTCTATAGTTCAATCTTTATCGTTGTTTAGACCAAAGGTTGAAGATAGTTACAATCAGAAGAGCTCTAGTTCTTTGCAAGTTGATTCAATCATGTCCTGGTATCTTGCTCTTGACAGTGGTCGCTTCTGGTTCCCAGCTCAGGTCTATAACCGTGAGGTACATACATAGCAACACCAACAACCCTTTTATCTCTACATAATTATCATCTATTTTGAAGCTTCAATACTGAATTTTTACTTCGTTAAATtgcaaagaaaaaaagtaacTTGGTGGGTTTGTTCCttctttttttaacaaattatgtTTTGGGGTGTTTTGCAGAATGGTCATGTTGGGTTTATGTTGTCATGCTATGATGCCGAGCTTAGCTATGATCCGCAAACTGACTCCTTTCAAGCGAGGTAATTTTAGAAAAGAAGATTAAGAGCTATGAGAAAAGAAATTTCTTATTATGGTGGGTTTGATTTTTAGAGTTGGTTTGTGCTGCAGGTATCCACCTCATGGAAGGAGGGTAATCTCAATAGAGCATGGTGTGCCATGGGAAAGGCTTCGAGCACCACCAATTGATGCCAGTCCTCACGATCTTCACATTTCTGATCGCTTGAATGAGTTACACCCAGGTGATCACATTGAGATTCAGTGGAGAAGAAACAAAGAGTTTCCTTACGGTATGTTTCATGTACTATTTTCTTCTGCTAGCTGTCTTTCATTTTAGCCTATCAATGTAAATCAATTTAAGTAGCttaaattgtttgtttcaaaGACTTTTTGTCTAGTTTTCTTCTGGGGTTTTTTCTTAGAATGTGGATTGGTTTCAGGATGGTTGAAAACAAAGGGACTGTTGCAAGAAATTATGCAGAAAAAAGACCTCATCTACTAGAAAACAATAGATGGCCAGCTCATAATAGTGAACTAAAATTCCATAGGACAAACTGCACATTAGACTATAAGAGTCATAGCAGCGGACAACTAATctgtttttaattaatcaatctttatttatctttgaaaaatgtttgaaattatTTACTGCTTTCTCAGATTTGTTATACATACATTGCAGGCTGGTGGTATGGTGTTGTGGATCACTTAGAATCGTGTGATGCAAATGAAAACTTCTGCTGTTGTCATAATAGTGGTAAGTTGATTTCCCCTTTTCCCTTTTAATTTGCACTTTATGCTCCATGTGATTGCATAGATAATAAAGTAGAAGGAAACAGAACTTTGGGAATTTAACAACACATTGTGGTTGGAGATGTTGCTGTGTTATTGGCATTACTGCTGCATCTTCCCTTTCTTGGTGACCTTAGAAATTAACTAAACCGGAAGGTGAtataattttcttccttttctttgtgTATGAATATTAAGAGAAAGCACCACATTCATTATATAGATGAGACCAAGTTTTGGGTAGGTCTTTTTCTTGAATCCTATTTTTCAGTGTGGACAATTGTTGTGCCTATTTGAATGGTCCCCAGGACAAATCATTGTCATTGTGTCATAATTTCCACCAAAATGTCTCAGTGGAATATTTATGGCCAACTGCACTGAAGAGCTCATTGTTTCCTCAATGTGCTGTTGGTTGTGAAGTGGTCATCTTTCAGCTATGCGAGGCAGCACTAGCTGTTGCCATCTCCcaatgtttcatttattttttgtctGCCTTTGTAAACAATTAGAACCCAGTTGTTTTCAAGGAAAGCAATTTCAGGATGATCCTGTAGTGAAACTTTTCTACAACTTACCTCATCATAGAAGAAAAAGCTAAGGATCTCTTTTCGTTGCTTGCAACTTGACAAAACAGGGAAAGTATATATCCATGTCAACGTATTGCTTTTTCTGTGATTTATAGTGACATCAGCTGTGAAACTAAAACTATGGAGGTTATAAGCATTATATCACAGTCGAATTTTTGTGATAACAGCATGAATTTCTGACATTGCATTGGTTGTAACAGACACTGTGGTGCTGGAATTCAATCAATACACCCCTGGCTCACGGTGgagaaaaacaacaataaataggAAAGACCACAGGGAGGAGGGAAATGAGGCAGATGGATTCTACGGGGGTATCAGAAAGCTTAAAAGCGAAGAAGAAATCTCAACGTGGAAGCTGTTTTGGCCAGTGGAAGCCTTGGAATAGGCTTTTTCTTTCTGTCAAAAAGAACACTACACTTTGCCACCATTTGATCCCAAAATCTATTTTTCCTTGTGATTAAGTGGATGTTGAATTCAAGCTTTTCAAAAGCATCTTTAAGAAGCTGAAGACAGGCTTCTGATTCTGTTGCATATAATGTGGAGGTCATGTTCTTCACCTTTTTCTTTAGAATTTTCTTTATAGGAGATGCTTAAGATTTAATCCATGCGAATTGCCTGCCATTGATGCAAACTTCGATGTACCGTATTTTACCCCAAAATAAATGAAAGGTTTAGTTGGTTATCTCTTGATTCTCTACATTGCTTCTTTTGGTATAGAATGTAAGAACTTTGAATTATATAAAGTACTAATAATCTCAGAAAATGTTTCTGAAAAGAGAAAGTTGTTATCTTCTGATATCTCTCTTTCTGCACATGTAGACACATGCAGCTATTGCTAAAAGTTCTGATGGCTGTTCTTAAGAATGCATCaagacatttttgttttaatgtatTGAGCAAAAAGGCTTCATCATCTCTTAGAAGGATAGAAtaccaaaataaaatcaagtatTTTCACTCTGCTAAGCAAACCCATGTGCTAGTTTTTGCAATTTCATTACACACGAAATCTTGTCATTAGAGCATCAAGAAATTATGCTTCTACTCACAGGTTTGGGATCATTAACTTAAGGGATGGAATGCATTGTTACTAGATCCATAGCAATTAGTTGTGTTAGTGAAAATTTCGTATTATGTGATATAAATCAAGTGAAAATATATTGTAATGGTAATTGATTACCTTTGGACACTTTGTGAtcacaattttaatatattacattttcaatagaactatatatatacattttttgtacacaaattgtgtacatatttttggaACACAAATTGCCTACATATTTTTGGAACACAAACTGTgtacatagataatgtgttatcatctaattgaatgattttgaattaaagaaaaaataacagttgatcacatgatgacacatcatctatgaAACATCTCTAATCTAATAGTTCGacccactatcaagatattatttacTTTGAACATACAGTTTATCCTGATTTTAGTTTtgggttttgcaacccaaaatacATATTGACAATTTAAGGAGTTCACAAGttatttaaccattttaatCTTCTCATCCCCAAGAGATATAGAATGTACAGACATACCCAAtatctctctcctttttttggCAAAATGGGATTTGCCTAAGGATGTCATATTCACCCCCTTTACGGGACTTAGTATCCTCGCTGAGGTTTACCATATCATTGCTCAAGAGGACATTGAGTCCTGTAAGAAGGGGTGATTATAAGACCCCTTGgcaaatctcatatcaacaaaATACAAGAGATATGCTAGATATGAATATGTATCTCACATcacttaaaaatgaaaaaatttgactggttaaataccTTGTGAGATCCTTAAGTTATAAAGACATGTTTTTTATTGCAAAGTCtagaagcaaaaccatgatggattatgtccaaagtagacaatatcttaatagttGGTCAAACTATTTGGATTAGGGATGTTATAAATAGTATCAGAGTCGTTTTGTCtatcctcttgaacgatggtaaGACAAATCTCAGTTAGGACATTAAGTCCCATGAGGGGGTGGTTGTAAGAATTTTGGACAAATCTCACATTAGTAAAGCACGGAGAGATGTTGGTTATGAATATACATCTCACATTGCTTAAAAATAAGaagatttgattattaaatagTCGATGAGTCTCTTAAACTATCAAGGCgtgttttaaattataaagctCAGAAGCAAGCCCATAATGGACTATATGTTCAATATTTTGATTGTGAATTAGACTCTTTGGATCAGGAATGTTATAacctatatattaaaattatatacaaaatatatatatatatatatatatataatattagtcCTATTTTTATGACATAGGGCAAAAACTAGTTATGTACTACACCTAATGCATGTTGTCCCTTTTTCGATTCTAGTACAAATGAACAGATGGACCATAGTCTTGTTTTACGAGTGTTATCAATAAAGGGTAATTGGTtcattatataaacaatttttcttcttcatctttattCAACTTGAATAGTAATCTCTTCACAGTTTATTTAATATATCGGGTTCTTTATATTTCAACTTTATGAATCTGATAATTTCTTGAGTTTTTTTTGACAGAAAATGTCCCTATATATACAGCAAAGGAGAGATGAAAATCTAACGTGGAAGGAATTTCAACTTCACTCAAGAAGGGATTCGGCTTGTTGTTCAAGCCGATTTTAAACATCTTCATCTAAAGCGAAGAGTTACAAAAACGTGTGAGATACTCATGTcttctttcatatttatataatgtctatcaattgaatttaattttccaGTTTTGCTTGATTTGCTGTTGGAATTGTAAGTCAACCCTAAAATTTGCATACGAAAAAAGTACGAAACGTATATATACAGATATAATGTGACACATCGTCAataatatgtttctaaaaatacaacaatatcataataattttaatattttttctcgaATTtcctattgaaaatcaatataacaattcaaatgtaaaatatttaattaattattagacctaatataacataatatataatcaaaattctttgtatAAAAGTCACGTATCAATTAgttgagaaaaataaacaaattaatccaCTTGAATTTCAAACATCACATCAAAGTGAATCTTTATATAAAGCACAGAGGAGGAAAACATGAAATTAGgattgagaattaaaaaaaaatgatgttgggtttttttaaaatgacaatggcattttcataaataattgaaaatagaaagaataattttgtactttaaatttaaccaaaaattaaaaaaatataacaaatataaaatatagtgtATAATTCATGTTTAATACTAGAAGGGtacaaaatatgtatttaatatattttaaatttaaaaatttttttaaacatatttaacacACGAATAATACATAGATTACTAACTAGGGCAAAAAGTGCATTAGTAACTAATTATGTACCGAATGTGTTAATCCGCATACGTTGTTCTAAAACCCATGCAAGGAAAAATCTTAGGCCTGTCTTGGATTGTTGTCATTTCGGTCACTTCAGATACCCTCTTCTCTTCATTGTACTGGGCTAATTTCATGGACTTAAAGCTGAGGTTCC
This is a stretch of genomic DNA from Mangifera indica cultivar Alphonso unplaced genomic scaffold, CATAS_Mindica_2.1 Un_0018, whole genome shotgun sequence. It encodes these proteins:
- the LOC123205869 gene encoding F-box protein At2g26850-like; translated protein: MTLSIFSILASVKSTIIYSTVPSLNNMALTSKLDHFEDESCGGMSVLDLPELVLECILEKLPPSGLCSMAGVCSSLRERCMSDHLWEKHMKQKWGRIIGPAAYRQWQCHMAVRKDSPNLKQSKQKLWMKLFSIVQSLSLFRPKVEDSYNQKSSSSLQVDSIMSWYLALDSGRFWFPAQVYNRENGHVGFMLSCYDAELSYDPQTDSFQARYPPHGRRVISIEHGVPWERLRAPPIDASPHDLHISDRLNELHPGDHIEIQWRRNKEFPYGWWYGVVDHLESCDANENFCCCHNSDTVVLEFNQYTPGSRWRKTTINRKDHREEGNEADGFYGGIRKLKSEEEISTWKLFWPVEALE